The Lutibacter sp. A64 genome segment ACTTTTTGGAGAAGTATTACCAAAAGTTTATGCTTCTAGAAACTCTTTAAAATTCGCCACTTTTATGGCAGTACCACTAAAAGTTTTAAATTCTGCTTTAACAGTAGTTAGCTTACCTTTAATGAATTTAACCAATAGTATTGAAAACAAATTAGGGAAAAAACAATCTAACCTTTCTGTAGAAAAATTATCTCAAGCCTTAGAATTAACTTCAAATGAAGCTACATCACAAGACGAACAAAAAATTTTACAAGGTATTGTTAGCTTTGGAAATACAGAAACTGGTCAAGTAATGACACCTAGAATAGATGTTTTTGCAATTTCTAGCAGCGAATCTTACAGCACCATTATAAATAAAATTGCAACTAAAGGATTTTCTAGAAACCCTGTTTATAATGAAAATACCGATAATATTATTGGTGTTTTATACGCCAAAGATTTATTACCACATTTAAATAAAAAAGATTATAAATGGCAAGATTTAATTAGAGACCCTTACTTTGTTCCTGAAAATAAAAAACTAGACGATCTTTTAAAAGAATTTCAAGAAAAGAAAAATCATTTAGCAATTGTAGTTGATGAATACGGTGGAACTAGCGGTGTAATTTCTCTTGAAGATGTAATTGAAGAAATAGTTGGAGACATTAATGATGAATTTGATGATGAAGATATTTTATACTCTAAACTAGACGCTAACAACTATATATTCGACGGTAAAACAAACTTAAAAGATTTTCATAAAATATTAGAAATTCAAGACACAGAAATATTTGATAAAAACAAAGGAGAATCTGAAACTATTGCAGGATTTATTTTAGAAATTTGCGGAAAATTCCCAAAAAAGAACGAAATAATAAAATTCAGTTCTTATACGTTTAAAATTGAATCTATGGACAAAAAAAGAATCAAACAAATTAAAGTTACAACCCATAAAAATCCATAAAAATTTAATGAAAAATTTTATTTTAATGTTAGCAGTGTTTTTAGTTGTAATTTCTTGTACAAACAACACCTTACCTAAACCAAAACCTTATTTAAAATTACAATACCCCGAAGCTTCTTATACCACCTTTAATTCTAAATGTCCCTATAATTTCGAATACTCTAAAGGTGCTGTAATTTCTATTAAAGAAAACTGTTGGGCCAGCATTAAATATCCAAAATTAAAAGCAACAATACACATAACGTATAGAGAAATAAATAATAATTTAGATGAAATTTTAAAAGAAGTAGAAAAACTCACTTACGAACACACCATAAAAGCAGACGCTATTCCCAATGCATTGCCTTATGAAAACTTCAACAAACATGTATACGCTAAACTATACAATGTTGAAGGAAACGTTGCATCAAATATTCAATTTATGGCAACAGATAGTGTAAAAAATGTACTTGCAGGGTCTTTATATTTTTACACAAAACCAAATTACGATTCAATTTTACCAGCAGTAAAATACATAGAAAAAGATTTAATTCATCTAATTGAAACTTTAGAATGGAAATAACAACAAATAAAAAATACAAGTACACAAAAACAATAAGAAATTGGCTTTTATTAGGTTTAATTATGTTAGTTGGACAAGTAATAATTGGCGGTATTACAAGGTTAACAGGCTCTGGACTTTCAATAACACGTTGGGATATTATTACAGGCGTAATCCCTCCTTTAAATGCTGAAGATTGGTTACACGAATTTAATTTATACAAAGAAACACCCCAATTTCATAAAATAAATTCCACATTTACAATACAAGATTTTAAGTTCATATATTTCTGGGAATATTTTCACAGACTTTGGGTACGCGCTTTAGGATTTATATTTTTAATTCCATTTATAATTTTTGTTATTAGAAAAAAAATTAATGGCTATTTAATAAAACGATTAGCACTTGTAGTTTTGTTAACTATTTTAACTGCTTCTGCTGGCTGGATTATGGTAAAAAGTGGCTTAGTTAATAGACCTTGGGTAAATGCATACAAACTTACAATACATTTTATCTTAGCTTTATTAGTAATAACAGCTATGGTTAAAACTATTGCAGATGTTTATAATTATGGATCACGCAGCGTGGTAGGTTCTAAAAAAATAGTTTCAGTTGTTATGGTAGTTACCTACATTCAAATGGTTTTTGCCGGATTAATGTCTGGTATGAAGGCTGGCTTATACTATCCAAGTTGGCCAGATATGAATGGTGAATTTTTACCTGCAGTTTTATTGAATTCAGAAAATTGGATTTGGCATAATATGATTAATTATGATAGTTATCTATTTGCCCCAGCATTAATACAATTTACACATAGAATGTTGGCTTATTTATTACTTACAATTACTATTTACTTGTTTTTTAAACTAAAAAATAACGTAACTGCATTTAGTAAAAAATGGTTAAACACCACCTTATTTTTAGTATTACTACAAGTTATTTTAGGAATATTAACCGTATTAAATGTGGCTGGTAAAATACCGCTGTTTTTAGGTACAAGCCACCAATTGGTAGGTGTTTTATTTTTAATTAGCCTGCTATTTTTTAATTATTCAATTAGAAAACAGAAAGCATAATTCTATAGTTTTTAAATTAAAAAGCTTTAAAACTACTATATTATTTCCTGTAAAAACAGGAATGACAGAGCAACCATAATTAATTTTATTCATTTAACTTCCAAGTGGTAACTTCACCATATTGTCCGGCTACAATAAAAAGACTGTCTGGAGAAAATTTAACAAATTTTGGTGTATCATTCTTGTATTTCCCTGGGTAATCTATAAATTTTCCAGATTTTAAATTCCAAACTCTTACTGCACCATATACTCCTGCAGCAATACTTTTACCATCGGGTGAAAAACTAAAATAGGTAGGAGTTGTATTTTCATACTTAACTTTATAGTCTGTAAAATCATTTGAATTAAGTTTCCAAACTCTTATTGCCCCATAAATTCCAGTTGCAATATAGTTGTCATCAGGAGAAAAACACACAAAATTTGGAGTTACATTTACTCTATCTAAACTATAATCTCTATATTTATTGGTTCCGGTTTTCCAAACTCTTACCTCACCATAAATCCCTGCAACTATGTATTTTCCGTTATTTGAGAACTCTACATACATTGGTGTACTATTTTTATACACAATCTCGTAGCTCTTAGTAAACGTTTGACAAAATAAATAAGAATAACTAAATCCTAAGAAAACGATTACTAAACTGATTTTCTTATACATATCTTACACTTTTTATTAATTAGTATTGATTAATAAAAGTGAACAAAAGATATGCCAATTATAATAAAAAAAGCTGCCTGAAAATTATAATTTTCAGGCAGCTTTAAGCTAATTAAATGTTTAAAAAACTACTGTTTTACAGCTTCTTTTAAAGCATTAGCGCCTTCTTTAACTTTTTCTGCTCCTTCTTTTACAGCATCAGCACCATCTTTTACTGCATCTTTAACAGTACTTGCTGCATCTTTAGCATCAGAACTTAAAGAGTCGATTACTTTTTCAGCTCCTTCTTTCACTTCTTCAACACCTTCTCCTAAAGCTTCTTTAGCATCTTTAGCAGCCTCTTTAAGATCTTCTTTTGCTGCTTCAACTTCAGTTGAAACACCATCTTTTAAATCTTTTTTCTCAGTTTCTTTGCAAGAAATAGTAATTACACTAATTATTGCAACAGCAATTAATAATTTTAACGTTTTCATTTTTAGCATTGTTTATTTAAGTTTGACGCAAATTAACAAAATTTTAACAAATAAAAACAAAAAAGACACTATTTATACTATAAATCATTTATTCTCAGAAGTTTCAAGTGATTTTTATGATTTTAATATATTACTAATACAAAAATTTAATTAGCAATAATCTTTCTAGAAGTTAATCTTATTCAAGCAACTCCTTCAACTAAAAACATCTAATACAATTTCTGAATTATTTTTAGCGATAATTCAAATTGTTATTATTTAGCTTCGTTATTTTCTATAGAATCATCTTCAATTAAATCTATAGCTGTAGTTTTAGAAACTGAGTATAAATCGCCTCCTGCAATTCCTCCTATTTTCTCAGATATATCTTCTGCACTTAATTTATTGCTATCATAAGTAAAAAGACCTTTTTTAGATTCGAAACTCACTTTTGTATAAGCTACACCATCTACTTTAGACATTTTAGATTGTATTAATCTAGCACATCCAATTTCACAGGTCATACCTTCAATATCTACTTCAATACTTTTGTAGTTTGCTGCTACTTCTTGAGTAGTTTCATTTTCTTTAGCTGCATCTTTACTTTTAGACTGATTGCATGAAAAAGTAATTGCAGTTAAAACAATAAGTAAAAGGCTTGTAATGGTTCTCATTTTTTTAATATTAATAGTTCATACAAATCTATAAACTATTAATATTAAATCCGAATATTTATCCGAATTTTGCATTTTTAAAAATAAAATGGAAACTAAAAACTTACGCTGGATTTACTTAGGAGTTCTTTCTTTAATTTGGGGAAGCTCCTTTATTTTAATGAAGAAAGCATTAATTGGGTTATCGCCAATGCAAGTTGGAGCTCTAAGAACCTTATTTACAGCTATATTTTTAATATTAATTGGTGGTAAAAAAATAATTAAAATTAAAAAGAAACAATGGTATTACTTAACTTTAAACGGATTAGCTGGCACTTTTTTTCCGGCCTTTTTATTTGCATATGCTGTTGACAAAATTGACAGTTCTATCGCTTCAATTTTAAACTCTTTAACACCTTTAAACACCTTAATTGTAGGTGCTGTAATTTTTGGTATTGGTTTTAGAAAAAAACAATTAATAGGTGTTTTAATTGGTTTAGTTGGTACTTTAATGCTTATTTTAAAAGGTGCTGAACTAAATCCTAATCAGGATTATTTTTATGCGAGCTTTATTTTAATAGCTTCTATAGGGTATGCTTTAAATGTAAATATTTTAAAGAAGTACTTATCTGATTTAGATGCATTAAGCATTACTGTTGCTAATTTTGTATTGCTTATAATTCCAACTTTAATAGTGCTATGGTTTACCGGTTTCTTTGATACTTTTGAATTGAATGCAACTACTAAATCAAGCCTGTTTTATTTAGCAATTTTAGCCATAATTTGCACTGGAATTGCTAAAATTATATTTAATAGATTAATTCAAATATCTTCACCCATATTTTCATCTTCTGTAACCTATTTAATTCCAATTGTTGCAATTACTTGGGGTATTTTAGATGGAGAAAAAATAACATTGTATCAGGTGCTATCTGGATTTATAATATTACTTGGTGTTTATTTAGTTAACAAATCGAAATAAAAAAAGGCTGTTTAGAAAATTAAATTTTCCAAACAGCCTTTAAACTATTTTAACTTCTATTAAAAGTCCTCTTCAGAAACTCCTTCGTTTACTTTAGCATCTGTTAATTTAAATTCAACTTTTTGTGGTCCTAAACTTCCTATTTTAGTTCCAGCAAATTTAACACCGTTAAATTCTTTATAATCGCTGTAAGTAGCTTCAGATTTTTGAGTTTGCCCACCCATACTAACTGTTTGTACTTCTTTTACTTTTAAACCAGTTTCAACATCAAAATAAATATCTGTAGAAACAATTTCTCCTTTTGTAGAAATTACATAAGCATCTTTTCCATCTAAGGATTCTATACCTGCTAATTTTGAACTTTCGTTATTTAGTAATCCCATTTCTAAGAAAGTACCTAAAACATTTGTCATTTCAGAAGCCATATTTTCAGGTAATGGTTGTTTGTTCATAGTAACTCCATCTTTACTCATTACTATTTTTTGCATTACATTACCCCCCATACTTGTTTCATTAGCATATTTAGTAGCCGTTCTTTTCTCTGTACTTGAAATAACGTTACCCATCGCTTCTGCTTCATAAGTTACAAGTGTACTTTTAATAGCTTTAATTTTATCTACACCACCAATAGCATTAAAATATGCTTCAATTACAGATTTCTTAGAAACCCCATCAGCTATTGAAGCCGATTTTTCTGAAGCTGCTTTAGCTGCTGCTGCTGCTTTTAAAATTGATTCTTCAGTTGGCTTAAATACTACTTCGTAAGTTTTAGCATTTTTCAACAATTTTTTAGTGTAATTTTGAATATCTTTAACTGTAATATCATTTACAATTTCATCAAAATTTTCTGGAGCATCTATATTATAATTTTCACGATAAAAGTTCATTAACAAACTCATGTCATAATTATTATAATCTTTTTGCTCTTCTCTTTCTTTTTTGTAATTAGTTAATGTTTTATCAAGATCTAATTGTTGAATTTCTCCGTTGGCAATTTTTTCAATTTCATTATGCACAATATCAACTAATTTATCAACTTTATCTGGATTACAATCAAAATTAACTGATAGTGTAGCTTGATTTACAGGTCTTTTAGATAAGCTACTTCTTGCAGAAGCTCCGTAAGTTCCACCTTCTTCTTCTCTAAGTGTTTCTGTATATCTTAATTGTAAAATATCTCCTAAAGCTTTTGCTATCATGTTGTTTTTTAACGTGTATTTCATATCGTTTTTATATGAAATTCTTACAGAACTTTTAGGATCTTCCATTTTAAGAAGAATGTCTTTATCTATAGTATCTGAAACCCAGTTTGTAGAATTGTCTTTCCACATTTCCATCTCCTTAGTTGTTTCAATACTTGCAATATATTTTTCTAATAAAGGTTCTAAATTTTCTTTTTCAACATCTCCAACAATAAAGAATTCGAAATCTGCCGCATTATTAAATCTATCTAAATAAATAGCTTTTGCTTTTTCAAAAGACATTTCATCAACCAATTTTTGATCAAAAATACGTTGTGTTGGATGATCTTTACCGTAAAGCGTAGTAATTAAACTATCGTTCATCTTTTCAGTAATATTTTCACTTTTTCTAATTAAGTAGTTTTTAACGTTTTCCATTAAAACTGTATAAGCATCTTCATCAAAACGAGGTTTTTCAAATCTTAAATACACCATTTGAAGCATCGTTTCAACATCCTTTGTTGAAGATGATCCAGAAACACTTTCAGATAAAGAGTTTATACTAACTGATGTACTTGCTGTTTTACCTGCTAATACTTTTGGTAGATCTGTTCTAGAAAAATCTCCTAAACCAGAAAATTGTGCTACTCCAGTTGTAAGTGATGCAGAAGCTAACTCAGCATCTTCTAATAAAGACATACCTCCATAACTTGTAGCATTTAATCTTACGTCATTTTCATTTTTATCAGCAAATTTATAGTGTACTTTAATACCATTACTTAAAGTAAAAGTTGTTGCTTCAATTTCTTTATTATAATCTTCTGAAACAATAGTACCTTCTTTTATAGTTACGTCAGAAATTAATGTTTTTCCGCTAAAAGAATCTTCATAAGCAGTTATTGAATTGTCGTTCTCAACTTCATTAATAATTGCAACAGCTTGTTCTTCTGTTAAATTATTATTTCCTTTTACTCCTGTAACAATAATAGCTCTATTTTCTTTAGTATATAATTTTTTTAATGTATTATTTACTTCTTCAATATTAAGCTTATCAAAAATATTTTTGGCAATTTCATATTCTTCAACAATATCTGTCATTGTTTCATTTTCAAGATAGTTTTGTTGAATTGTTCTAATAATTCTTTTATGAGAAAAATCGTTTATTTTAGCAATTTGAGTTTCGTAGCTATTTTTAATTTCAGCAATTTTTCTACTCATTTCAGCTTCAGTAAAACCAAATTTAACTGCTCTATTTAACTCTGTTAAAGCTTCTTTAAAAGCATCTTGTTGTTGGTTTGGCTTAGGATAAACTGTAAGACTTAATTGTTTTTTACTTCTTACAAAGTTTCCAAAATTAAAACGTGCAGCCATAAAAGAAGCATCTGGATTTTGGGTTTTTTCGCTAATTCTAGCTGAAAGCATAGAAACCATTAAACTGTTGATTAAAGACTCTTTTAAATCTTTAACCGTTTGATCTGCTAATGATCTTGGGTGATTAATACTGAATGCTATATTTGATGTAGTTACCTCTTCATCCATAGCCATTGTATATAACATTTCTTTGTGGTCAGGAATTTGAACTAGGAAACGTTCTTTTGGATTTTCTACAGCAGGAATGCTTGAAAATTGTTTTATTATTTTTTGCTCAATCTCATCAACATCAATATCTCCAACTACAGCAATAGCTTGTAAATCTGTTCTATACCAGTCGTGATAAAAATCTCTTAATGCTTTGTATTCAAAGTTTTCTACTATATCCATTAAACCAATTGGCAAACGATTAGAGTATTTAGAATTACCAAACATAACTGGAAGCGTTTGCTGCAACACTCTCATTTGTCCGTTCTGTCTAGTTCTCCACTCTTCTTTAATAACACCTCTTTCCGCATCAATTTCTTCTTCAGTTAATAGTAAATAGTTAGACCAATCGTTTAAAATTAACAATGCTGTATCTACTAAACCATCCTTAGTAGGTATGTTATCTAAATTATAAACAGTTTCATCAAAAGATGTATATGCATTAATATCTTTTCCGAATACAGCTCCGTGTTTTTGCAACGTATTTAAAATACCTTTTCCTTCAAAGTTTTTGGTACCATTAAATGCCATATGCTCTAAAAAGTGAGCCAACCCTTGTTGGTGATCATTTTCTAAAACAGAACCAACATTTTGAATTATATAATAACTAGCAACATTTTTTGTTACATCTGTACTATATATGTAATAGGTCATTCCATTTTCCAGTACACCTTTTTTAATTTTTTTGTTTACAGGCAATGGAGCTTCTAAATTAACTTCTTGCGCAAAAGTGGTAAAACTTAAAAAAAATGCGAAAAAGCTTAAATAATAAAATTTTCTCATTAGTATTGAATTATATTGATTATTAAGGTTAAATTATACATACTTGTCGTACGTAATTTCTTATTGTTACAGTTTTAGTGAAAATGAATTCAAATTTAAAATTATTTTATTTGTTTCACCTTTATTTCTAATAAATTAACTAAACATTAATACAAATTCTAACCAGTTTTTACTGTTTAATGTTATACTATATTCGCTCAACACCTTCTTACTTACTGATTAAAAAGCATAAAGGTGAAAAATTCTCTTATACAGACAAGTTTTAACCAAAAAACATTTAAAAACTAAAATATAAATTTATAAAACACTAACAATAAGCACTTTATTATAATAATTTTGTTTTGTTGAATAAGAAAAAAGCCATATATTTGCACCCGCCTTAATTGAAAAGGCAATTATTTATTAATAAAGCGAATAAAAACAATACGTATGTATGCAATTGTAGAAATAGCAGGGCAGCAGTTTAAAGTTGCGAAAGACCAAAAGGTTTACGTACATCGTTTACAAGAAGAAGAAGGAAACAAAGTTTCTTTTGATAAAGTTCTTCTTTTAGACAACGATGGTGCAGTAACAGTTGGCGCCCCAGCTATCCAAGGAGCCGAAGTAACGGCCAAAATTTTAAGTCACTTACAAGGTGATAAAGTAATCGTTTTCAAAAAGAAACGTAGAAAAGGTTTTAGAAAAAAGAATGGTCACCGCCAAGCTTTAACTGAAATTCAAATTGAAAGTATTGCTGCAAGCGGTGCTAAAAAAGCAGCTCCAAAAGCTGAAAAAGCAAAAGCTCCAGCAAAAAAAGCATCAACTAAAAAAGGTGATGATTTAAAGAAAATTGAAGGTATTGGACCTAAAATTGCTGACACTTTAGCAGCAGCAGGTATTACTACTTTTGCTGAATTAGCTAAATCTGAACCAGCAAAAATTGCTGAAATTATTGCTGATGTACGTGGTAACCACGTAACAGATACTTGGCCAACTCAAGCTCAATTAGCTACTGATGGTAAGTGGGATGAATTGAAAGAATTACAAGATAGATTAGACGGAGGCGTTGAAAAATAAATCTGTAACGTTTAACTTATAAAAACTTAGTAAAATGGCACATAAAAAAGGAGTAGGTAGTTCGAAGAATGGTAGAGAATCAGAATCGAAACGACTAGGAGTAAAAATATTTGGTGGACAAGCTGCTATTGCAGGTAACATTATTATCCGTCAAAGAGGAACTCAACACCACCCTGGTGATAACGTATATATGGGAAAAGACCATACTTTACACGCAAAAGTGGACGGTATTGTACAATTCCAAAAGAAAAAAGACAACAGATCTTATGTTTCTATTGAGCCTTTTGAAGCTTAAGAAACAATTTTCTTTAAATTTTCAAAAACTCCTAAACTAGTAAATAGTTTGGGAGTTTTTTTATGTGCTTATTTTGTTGATTCGTTTTTTTTTTTTTTACATTTATGCTTGAAAAGGATTAATAATCTATTTTTTTAATAAGACACTTTATGTTTAACCTTAAAAAAATTGCTAATGAACTAAATCTACCTTTAAAATAAGAGGAGTCATAAGTGTTTATAATTCATATACAGTTGTTACAAGGATAACAAGCCTCGTAATCTCACAAAACAAAATCTTTATCATATATAATAATATAATCTATAAGGTATTATATATGATTATTAATCCAAAAAAATAATTAAAAATGAAAAAAATATCACTTCTTACGTTTTTAATATTATTGTATAATATTTCTTTTTCTCAAGGTATTAAAGGAAAGGCTATTTATAGCCTTTCCTTTAGTGAATCTTATATGCAAAATATGAAAGAATCAAAAAGCAACTATGTAAAAAACCTTGCTAAGCAAATGGCACAAAACATTGCTAAAATTGAAGTTGAATTAAAGTTTTTAAATGAAGAATCTATTTTTAAGGGTATTGAAAATATAGATATATCTGATATTGAATATGAATCAATTATGGGAATGATTTTTTCAAATGGGGTTAAGTATACAAATTTAGAAACTAAAGAAACTTTATGGCAAAAAGAGGCATATGGTCAAAAGGTATTGCTAAAAAGTAGCTTGGATTCTCTAAAATGGGTGCTTGTGAATGAAACAAAACAAATAGGTGAATTCTTTTGCCATAAAGCAACCACTACTAGAACGGTTATTAACTCTAAAGGAACTTTTCATCATCTTATTGTAGCTTGGTATTGCCCTGAATTACCTATTAGATTTGGACCAGCTGGATATGGAAATTTACCAGGATTAATTATTAAGCTAACTGAACAAACTGCTATATTTAATTTAAGAGAATTAGTTTTAAATTCAAAAGAAAAAATTGTAATTAAAAAACCAAGCAAGGGAGAGTTAATGACAGAGAAAGAGCTATTAAATATAGGTTTTGACAGAACAAATAAGTTTAAAAAGTCTTTAAGAAACTAATTTTTACTTTATGAAAAAAGTTTTGCTTTTTCTACTATTTACTCAATTTGTTACAGCACAAGAAATTATAATTAAAGGAGTAGTAACAGATTCAATTGCACCATTAGCTTATGCTAGCATAATAGCAAAACCACTTATAAATAGTATTAATATGTCTTTTGCAATAAGCGACGAAAAGGGCAAATTTAAGTTAACTTTAATTAAAAATATAGATTATGTTATTACAGCTAGTTACTTAGGTTATAAATCTCAAAGTATAGAATTAAATTCAAATGACACTAAGGTTTTAAGTTTTATTTTAAGTGAAACTGAACAAAAACTAAATGAAATTGTAATTGTACAAGAAGTACCAATTGAAGTAAAAGAAGACACAATAACTTACAATGTAAAAAAATTTATAACAGGTAAAGAACGAAAGTTAAAAAATATTTTAAAAAAACTTCCAGGAATTGAAATTGACAAAAACGGAGGTGTTATTGTGAACGGAAAAAAAGTTAGTAAAGTACTTGTAGAGAATAAGAAGTTTTTTGGAGGAAGTAGTACAAAGTTAGCAATAGAAAATATACCAGCAAATGTAATAAATAAAATTGAAATTATTGATAATTATAATGATATTGCATTTTTAAAAGGAGTTGTTGAAAGTAATGAATTAGCAATGAATGTAAAATTAAAAGAAGACAAAAAAAAGTTTGTATTTGGTGATGTAGATGCTGGAAAAGGAAGTGAAAACCACTATTTAACTCATGCTGGTTTGTTTTATTACAGTCCAAAAACCAATATAAACTTTATAGGGGACATTAATAATATTGGAAAAAAGTTTTTTAGTTTTAGAGATTATTTAAGTTTTGAGAATGCTTCATCAAAAGTATTAAGAGATGAAAGTTCCATATATAATACATCAAGCAGTAATTTTTCAACATTTTTAAATAATCAAAAGGCATTTAAAAATGATAACAAGTTTTCAGCATTTAATTTTGTAAAGAGTATTTCAAAAAAAATTGATTTTTTAGGTTATGCTATTTTTTCAAATTCAAAAATACAAGACAAAATTGATAATTTTAATAAATACTTTTATGATAAAAATGTATTTAATGAATCTATAATAAAAAATAAACATCTAAATAATAGTCTAGGAATATTAAAATTTTCAGTTGATTATAGAGTAAATAATTTAGAACAAATTTATATTAATTCACAGTATAAATATTCCAAAAATAAAAGTGATGCTATACTATTATCTATTGTTAATTCCAAAACTCAAAATGTAGAAACCAAAATTAGGGAAGATATTAACTCTATGAATCATGATATTGAATGGCATAAAAAGATAAATAAAAATAATACTTTTTCTTTTGGTTTTAATTATGATTATAATAAAAGTACACCAAAAACTCAATGGATTACTAATAAATCAATTTTTCAACAATTGATTCCGTTATTTGAAGCTGATATTTATAATATTTTTCAAGATAAAATATCTGTTAACAATAAATATACATCTGTTATAAAGCACTATTTATTACTGTCTAAAAGAAGTCAATTAACAACAACTATTGGAAATAAATATTTAAATGAAAAATTTAAAGTTGATGAATATCAGGAAATAGATGGTATTATTAACAGTTTTAATTTAGCAGGATTTGGCAATGATATTTATTTTAGTTTAAATGATTTTTACACAGGTTTACAATTCAAGTATAAAAAAGGAGGTATTCTAGCAAAAATTGAGGTTTATTCACATTTTTACGATTTAAGACTTAACCAAGAAATAAAACAAAAAGAAAATAAAGTAGTACTTTCTCCAAACTTATTGTTGAAATATTCTTTTAACAAATCAGAACATTTAAATTTAAGATATCAAAAACATAGCATATTTTTAAATTCTTCAAAATATGCTAATAATTTTAGTTTATTAAGCTATAACACTGTTTTTAAAGGTAATCCTGATTTGTTACATAACTCTATTTATCATACTGCTCGTCTATGGTATACAAAATTTAGTTTATATAATAATATTATAATGAATGGAAGTATTAGTTATAAT includes the following:
- a CDS encoding gliding motility-associated protein GldE is translated as MDPEPTLLVTTLIESLNIWLLLSFIMLFLLLTLSALISGAEVAFFSLSRTTLANALESESNKQKTVVKLLENPQKLLATILISNNFINILVVLIFAYIGETIFSNITSYLLKFLIEVVLVTFLILLFGEVLPKVYASRNSLKFATFMAVPLKVLNSALTVVSLPLMNLTNSIENKLGKKQSNLSVEKLSQALELTSNEATSQDEQKILQGIVSFGNTETGQVMTPRIDVFAISSSESYSTIINKIATKGFSRNPVYNENTDNIIGVLYAKDLLPHLNKKDYKWQDLIRDPYFVPENKKLDDLLKEFQEKKNHLAIVVDEYGGTSGVISLEDVIEEIVGDINDEFDDEDILYSKLDANNYIFDGKTNLKDFHKILEIQDTEIFDKNKGESETIAGFILEICGKFPKKNEIIKFSSYTFKIESMDKKRIKQIKVTTHKNP
- the gldD gene encoding gliding motility lipoprotein GldD → MKNFILMLAVFLVVISCTNNTLPKPKPYLKLQYPEASYTTFNSKCPYNFEYSKGAVISIKENCWASIKYPKLKATIHITYREINNNLDEILKEVEKLTYEHTIKADAIPNALPYENFNKHVYAKLYNVEGNVASNIQFMATDSVKNVLAGSLYFYTKPNYDSILPAVKYIEKDLIHLIETLEWK
- a CDS encoding COX15/CtaA family protein, coding for MEITTNKKYKYTKTIRNWLLLGLIMLVGQVIIGGITRLTGSGLSITRWDIITGVIPPLNAEDWLHEFNLYKETPQFHKINSTFTIQDFKFIYFWEYFHRLWVRALGFIFLIPFIIFVIRKKINGYLIKRLALVVLLTILTASAGWIMVKSGLVNRPWVNAYKLTIHFILALLVITAMVKTIADVYNYGSRSVVGSKKIVSVVMVVTYIQMVFAGLMSGMKAGLYYPSWPDMNGEFLPAVLLNSENWIWHNMINYDSYLFAPALIQFTHRMLAYLLLTITIYLFFKLKNNVTAFSKKWLNTTLFLVLLQVILGILTVLNVAGKIPLFLGTSHQLVGVLFLISLLFFNYSIRKQKA
- a CDS encoding WD40 repeat domain-containing protein — protein: MYVEFSNNGKYIVAGIYGEVRVWKTGTNKYRDYSLDRVNVTPNFVCFSPDDNYIATGIYGAIRVWKLNSNDFTDYKVKYENTTPTYFSFSPDGKSIAAGVYGAVRVWNLKSGKFIDYPGKYKNDTPKFVKFSPDSLFIVAGQYGEVTTWKLNE
- a CDS encoding heavy-metal-associated domain-containing protein: MRTITSLLLIVLTAITFSCNQSKSKDAAKENETTQEVAANYKSIEVDIEGMTCEIGCARLIQSKMSKVDGVAYTKVSFESKKGLFTYDSNKLSAEDISEKIGGIAGGDLYSVSKTTAIDLIEDDSIENNEAK
- a CDS encoding DMT family transporter yields the protein METKNLRWIYLGVLSLIWGSSFILMKKALIGLSPMQVGALRTLFTAIFLILIGGKKIIKIKKKQWYYLTLNGLAGTFFPAFLFAYAVDKIDSSIASILNSLTPLNTLIVGAVIFGIGFRKKQLIGVLIGLVGTLMLILKGAELNPNQDYFYASFILIASIGYALNVNILKKYLSDLDALSITVANFVLLIIPTLIVLWFTGFFDTFELNATTKSSLFYLAILAIICTGIAKIIFNRLIQISSPIFSSSVTYLIPIVAITWGILDGEKITLYQVLSGFIILLGVYLVNKSK